TTCCACGTAGCTGGGAGTCGAGACAATTTATACGCCTATGAATGTTGCTGAATGCTGTTTGCATGTGTTGCTGCACTGTGTGCATTTATGTTTGAAAGTTTCTAATTATTATatctatatattatatttaatatatatatttttatacatattttaatttaCACTAGCCTGTCAGTCTCGGGCCTTTTGCACTGTGTGCTAGCATTAAGTTAGCGGGCTTTCGTGAGAAGCTTTAAGTATATATTTCAGGGATAGACCAATCATTGGggctgatatttggcatttttgacaaatatgatatcagcttgttttaaaacTTCTGCCAGCCAATAACagataatcttaaaaatttggTAAACATCAGgtatttaattatgtatttatttttttaattctctgtgTAAGAGATGCTACTGCGCCtggaaatttaaaacaaaatcaaacgtTAACATTTGAGTTGTACTAGAATTTTGGACACCATAATtcactgtggaaaaaaataaattagaaagctattttttttttccatttaagttTCAttgtagtgtaaaaaaaaaaaggttgaagtCGAGTggtttaaaactatttttttcggGGTTCTATTCGCGTTTTGAGATTAGCCTAAACGCATATCCGAGGATTGACAGTAATGCACGGATTTacaatatgaatataaaaaattaatGCAAGTTCGTGCTGTAATGAGATTAGATGTTGTTCGCATACTATCTCGCAAAAATAACATAACGTTTAGACTGTCACGACTACAACGCAGTGTTTATTGGGCGTTATATAACCCACAATCTTGAGGAGGAAAAAACCCTtgtatgttgttagcatgttagctcgcAAAGCTAGCGAGGCTGGCTCGCTCCATCCAAGGGGTTTTGATCGCTAACCTAGTCGAACTTACTGTGAAAGCGCCACTAAATATACACATAAACACACCATTTATTGTTTAAACCGCCCATCGAAGCCTGACATTTCGCTTTTACGTTCTAATCCTTCGAATGCGAAACGTACTATGGCCACATACACGTATAGTTAATCTCTAATAACGTTACGTCTCCAGAAATATGAACATATCATCGTGGTAACATTTATTTCTCTTTGTTAAccaaatcaaaatgaaataaaatagggTTTATGAAAGCCCTCCGCATTTTTCAGATGCCTCGACCCGCCGCCGGATGAAAACGGGCAGCGGGGGCACCGTCCGTCCGCCATCACCGCCGTCATCTTGGctaagctaacgttagctcCTCACTCGAGCTCTGAGACGTCGAGCTGAAGAGCAACCCACTCGGATGGAAGCGTTCGCACTTACCGGCGGAACCCTCCTTGGCTTCGAAAGATGTCCAATTGAGCGAGCTAGGAGCTACATGGTTCCATGTTACCGTGGTGGATACGGTGCCCACGGATACTGTCAGGCTCCGAGAGGGGCGGGGGTGGAGTACGGTGGGGGGTCGTGTTAGCATCAGCCAGGCTcggctgatgacaagcctgcgTCTGCGTCACTCTCACGTCACGGCCGAGCTTGGATGCTGATTGCTTTTACAACAAAACTGTATTTAAAACACaccaaaaatgtcttttaattCACGTCTAATTGAGGTGTTCCCAGCCTGTCAATTCTAAGCTTTGATTTATTGCTGCATATATTAAtttcatgtacaaaaaaaaaaaaactgtggaaATTTCATGGGGAAAATTAGTCATTTCAATTTTGGAATATGGTACATGGTAATTACATAAGGTAGAATAACTGAAGTGCTATGAATCATTCCTTTAATACACTGTACAGTAACTATACTGCCAACTGTAGGTCCCACAAGCTTTTTTGCAACACACAAAATGAACACACAAATTCTCATCATGATtttcaatttaatatttttatataaatacatttgtataggTTGCTTTTGATTTTGGCTTGGACGCAAAGTAAGCAAGCTGTTTTAGGCACAGAAAtgcaaagagaaaataaaatggCATGCTGGGTGTAATGGAAAAACAAGATGCGGCCAAGGTGATTTACATTAAATTTGATGGCCACAATTCAGCAATTGCGCTCGTTTCCTCTGAGGCActttgacatttaaaaatacaaatataaaagcATATTTGGGCTAGATTTtcagtgaaacaaaaaaaaaataaacacaatctgTGATAGGCCATACACTATTTCAGTTGTAtgggaaagtaaaaaaaaatagctatacTCATTGAGAAACGCTTTGTCATGCTTTGCAAACCGCTAACGCGGCAACTCATGCTGGGATAATATATCTGGCTTTAGCACATCGCTTGCGTTATGACGAAATATCCTGTCACAATTTGCAAAACCTTTTTCATAAATCCATACTATTGGGCAGTCTACACAAGTGGGTGCTAGTTTATTTCACCTTTCGGTTGAACAAACTGCTGTTTTTGgaatctcctgaaaagtgatgattttacAGGTGCAAGGATTCCGCCCGATGCCAGTGATATACAAACACCTTCAGACCCAAATAAAACCTGTCGATGCCCTCCACAGGTTATTCAGCCATGTGTATTCAGTCCTTATGATTACAGtcagcatgtaaaaaaaataaattaaaaaaaagaaaaaaaacgcacacacaaacagtgGAAGAATAAAAATGAACGATGCTGTTGTATTGTAGTGGTGACGGTGCTCAATGCTGCAGTAAGAAAAATAGTTTAAGGCAACATCATGGGGGTAAAAGGtccgcttttttttcttctttttctttctactTGTCCTGCATTTTCTCCAGAATAGGCACAATCATGTCAAACTTGGGCCTCTTGGCCGGGTCCTCGTTCATGCAGATCTTCATCAGCTTGCAGATGTGTGGCGAGATGCCGGGAGGAATGGTGGGTCTCAAACCCTCCAAAGCAACCTGAGGGGGAAGAGGAAACGACAATTACAAACAGTTTTAGTGGGGTTGTCAACAAAATCAACTTTACTACTTCACAGTGATGTTTAGACCGTGACAAACGTGTAAACATTGACAGGAAGGAGTAAAAAACTAAGTGAATGTGCATTAAGGTGGAAAAGGCTACATGTACGCAATAGGGATACATTTGACATTGATACTTTTCATGATCTTTGTTGACCTTCATGCCAATTTCCATGTTGGAGAGGTCGGCAAAGGGCACCTCCCTGGTCACCAGCTCCCACAGCAGCACGGCGAAGCTCCACATGTCCGCCGACCGCCGGTTGATCTCCTCTGGCTTCTTCTGCAGGGCTGTCAAGAATTAagcaggccaaaaaaaaaaaaaaaaaatcagagctagtgtgcaagtgtacctaatgttacAACTCATTAGCTGTCTTGTAATGTAcgagtacaaatactttgaaTCTGAGCAGACATTTCACGCATTTTGCATTTCTGGCAACTTTCAGTTTTACGCTTCACAAGTGAAATGTGTGCTTTGACTCATACATTTCTTGTAACAGAGTTTGTTACtacaaaacaaaatccaaaaaTCTATTTGTTGAATGCACAAAGTGGAAAACAGTCCTGCCACAAAATTTTAGCTGCCCACTCTCTTAATAAACAAAATCCtcccacattttatttttgaatgaaaaagggTTCCATGActgaaactggtggggttcagtacctccaacaaggttaagaaccactgaactAATATCTGATCTAAGGAAACCGTGAAAGAACTATAGTTGACAGAAAACATGTTTGAGGCATTGGGAGACGTAGCACCAACTTTTCCTCAATTTGAGTCAGGAAAAAGCTTTCAAATGTTGCAATTTTACTCCCACGGTTGACAAATGCGGCGCCGCGCTGGTCTGGAAGCTCTTTATGAAGAGGCGTACTGTACACCAATTCCATTTTCTTCCTAATCACTTCAGACAAGACATCGCTGGAGGACATCGTTACAGAGATGGCATTTTGCTTGTCCTCGTAAAAGTGATCATTCATGCTCAAGCTGTCACTTTGGATGGGTGTGTGCTGCATCACGCACCCTCGGGAGCGACCCAAGCGGGCGAGTACATCCTGCCAGGACACTGAAAGGAGAACTTGACGTCCGCCATGCTGATCCGGGCTGTCATGTCTTCATCGATCTGTGGATGAAACAGGAGTGAGATGTCACTCCTGAGTGAAAAGAGACGtggcagggatttttttttatggacagCATGTGGCCAAAGGTTTTgggacacactttttttttttttttttttttcccatgaacaattaatacttttaaaaactcatttttgcacttgctgtagactgaagatgacatcacttgtgctgaggaagcaggtaacgaccaatcatggctcaatttgCTGACCAAGTAGATACGGAAATGGGTACCTTTGTTAGTTATTTATTCCTTaaattttatgtttgtgtgtagactgagaaggttTTTAATgttggtgacgtcatcttcaatcaacaacaagtggaaaatgtgttttcaaaatggtattaattgtacatgaaagatAATGAAGTTATGAAAAAGACTCTGTTAGGATAATGACCACTACAACCCAAGTAGTACAACACACCAGCAATTCTGAAAACCAGATTTTGGCTTCTGGAGAAATGGACTTGCTTGTGCCAAACATTTTGGGGAACATTTTTGCATGCTAAGAAAAGCTAGTCAAAAATGCCTGCATATTAGAGCAGTCCTCCTTAAGTAGGGTGGCAGGCCCCcaggttttttgtttctttacataCAAGAATAACATGTAATTtgacatccactacagtaggtggcagtggctcaCAGACAATTTGTATTGGCAAATGATACTAGTGGAGAGTGAGTGGGGGTGACGTGACATTACATAGTGACTTTGTAGACAAATGAAGTAAGAATTGGCCATCTGCGAGACATTTTTCcttgtgtttaattaatgaaGCTACGATGACATAAAAGTTTCACGGTTTTAAtaactgaaataaatgaacttttCTACAATACAGTAAACCGCCCAAACCCCGTTTATTGTGGATATGTTCCAGACCCGGACCCGAAATAGGTGAAAACCTGCAATATAGCGATACCATACCAAGAAAATGTTTTAGTATTTATccttataaaaacatttttaaacagattgtaaatatatttacacacaaaaaagattGCAATCACAAAATGCATAGGAAATACTATTCATATTGCAGTCTCTGTGTATGTGCatgcctttaagaggcggggcctgGAGGGAAGGCGTGATATCATGAAAGTTATAGCCAAGAGCTCGTGTGCGGCAACTGATTTACTGCTCTCCCAGCTTTCAATAAAGAGCTGGAACAACACATTGGTGACtatggctctcctttcccacatgcaaGGGCATTACCATCAGTAAGTAAACTGTAGAAACAGATGGAACTGTGTAGGTGCATTTCTCAAGCTTCGCCTGTAAACACCTAGAACAACGTCTTCTCACCATGATGCTCTTGCTGTTGAGATAGTGTCGTGGGATCATGGGCTCCAGCGTGTGCAAAAAGGCCATCCCACAGGCTATGTCCAGAGCAAACTTCACCGCTTGCGTCTGGTCCACCACAAAGTCTGACGGCGGGACGACACACAAACGTCAGGTGAAGGTCATTCAGGTCATGTCGGCCGTTAGAATACAGTACTCACTGGTGCCCTCGTGCAGCACGTTGTAGAGGGAGCCGTAAGGCATCCAGTGTGTGATGATGATGGGGTGAGGGGCAGGTGGAGACTGACATGCCCCCAACATGGGGAGGACATTTGGGTGGGAAAAGATCCTGGGATGGTGACGAggacgacaacaaaaaaaaacaacaatagacAGCTGACAACCGGAAGCGTGAGACACATACAAACAATAGTTTTCCACAACATGTACTTCTGGGTGGCACCTGCTCTAATGACATCGCTTTCaacgggatacttgactcatgagccattttcagcagtgaaaagatattttgcctataattaattttataactttttttttcatgactacAATCGAGGATTGGGGCCAGTGAagaggggggggagaaaaaaaaaaaaaaggttggcaggattctgaatGAATTCTGACTTTCTCCCGCAATTCATAGGTCTACAtcacaaagtcagaattctgagattaaagtcagaattgtggGAATGAAGTCAGAATCCTGTAAACCCTTTTTCCCCCACtccactggccctaatcctcttccgtacatAAGCAAGtgatacttttaaaaacacattttgccactttgtcaactgaagatgacatcacacgggCACATGAAACCGATTAGGAGTcacgaccaatcgtggctcagtttgttacatgaccaaacacagataacaggtgagccatgattggctgttacccgTCTCccgagcacctgtgatgtcattttcagtcgacagaaaccggcataatgtgtttttaaggGTCTAAATTGTGCATGAACAAAAAGTTATCCAATTAATTCTAAAGATCAACTTCTTAATGCTGAAAATTGctaaaatgagtcaagtatccctttaaacaacgTGTTCTATGCCAGTGTCGGTCAAAAAGATGCAGTAAATTGCTGAAAGGGAGATGAAACACTGGCAGCAGTTCATATTCCAAACTTAAGTTGATTCAATCATTAAGGCGGTAGAAATTCAGACTTTGTTAACATGAATCATCGAGGTACTCTGATAAATGGCATAGAGATGTTCTTTTGACGCTGACAACAAACAGCACAAGTGATGATCATGATCACAAGAGTAGAGAAAAGATGGGTCAGATGGGCACCTGAGTTTGGGATACTCCTCATTGAAGTCCCTGCTTTTCCTCGTGGTCCAGTCGCGGACCTTCAGCACTTTGACCACAATCTCGTTGCCTTGCCAGCGGCCTTGCCACAGCTGCACATCAACAGTAATATGTTACACAAGCTACAGACATATTGCAGGTATAGTGAACCTTTGCTAATTCAAGATTTGCCCTTAAACGTATTTGCTGACAAAGGGACcttgttgtgcatttttgtACTCTTTCTCTACCAGCCCAAGATGGCATCAAAAATGCTGCACTCTTAATTGTGAACAAAGCCTCTTCCAGTTAGGAGGGTGTGCACACAATTGAGTTGTACACGTTAATGGTGGGAgaagtttttaaatgatttatctagacttcttttttttctgtcaaaaatacGTCATTTCAACAGAGGCAGTACTGCAGTTGTGTGATTTTAACTTATTTAGAGAACTTTtaaaagatattcaaatgatttGGGATTCTACTGTTGTGTATAAACTatgaatttaaataatattgGGCCTGGTCCCAAAACCTTGCAAATAGCGAGGGTTCACTGTACAACAGTGGACATGGCATCAATCGACAATGGTTATCAATTAACGTACCTCTCCAGACTGGTTCTCGTTTATTCGAGCCAGGAGGGAGAGCTGCTTATAGTCGATGCCTGCGTGTTTGTTCAAAGTACCGTTGCCTAGAAATGGAAgaaattgaaacatttttaacagaGAGTCACGTGGCAATTCGTTTTTTCATGTACCTctagtattgtattaaaaaaaaaaaaaaaaaaacatgctaaaaGCGAAAGACAAGAAACAGCTGGTTTCTAATGTGTAATTACAGTACCTGCCGTAGTATTTCTGTGTCAAATGCGTGCCTTTATTTGTATGCCTGTCCAATAATCATCTGAAAGTGCATCGGTGACtgcggctctccttgcccaaatGCAGTGGCATTTCAATTCTCTGCTTTGCATTTCACTCAAGTGGTTTAGTATCTGAAGCACACTTCTAACTGAAATTTGGGCTCACAATgcaaagcaattaaaaaaaaattaaaaaaaaggtagcTTTAAAAGACCAAATTGCTCTCGCGCCATTTTCTGTACTCACGGGGTCGTGTCCTCGTGGTGCCTTTCCAAAAGGTGTCCTTAAAGGGAATTTTGGTTAAGTTCTGCCCCATTTTCTCAGCTTTTTCTAgacaacaaaagacaaaatgaacacaGACTGGACGGGATAGAGTCCTGAGTGAGCAACGGTGGCTGACGGGATACCTCTGAGGAGTTCTCGCAGGTGAGGTTTGGCTTTGTCGAGGGGAGTTTCCCCATATTTGTTACAGATGCTCACCTGAGCGCCATTGTTCACAAGGTCCTGTGAGGTCGACAAAAAAGCAAATCCTTGTGGGAAATTGCACTTTGAGTCCACCGGGGGGACGAACTAACCTCTGCCACCAAGTCTTGTCCCCAGAAGCAGGCGTAATGCAGTGGCGTGTTCCCGTGTTCGTTAGCTGCATTGGTGTCCGCTTTGCACTGAATCAGCTACAAACGCAAACAAAAGATGACACATTAAAGATGGCCGGCCGGTACCATGTATTCTGTTTGGGCTGCATACAGCACATGCAGAAAGTATTCTGAAGGTGGCAGCTCGCTGTGACTAATATTAAATCGCATATCTGAATGCCTGGCAGcgtttctaattctgacgcacGGCGCATACCATCACACACATCGGAGACTAACAAGTCCTGCCAACAATACCGCCACCTGACAGATTATGACAGGTTTACGCGGTGTGTTGCAATGGCCGAGTCTGCGGCGCTCTGCAATAAATCTCTGTGCATCCcatctaaaaagaaaaaaaaacctgatacTGAAcatgtaacaacaacaaaaaaataaacacagagGAACACTGCTGTTGGATTTGTCTTGCTCTGGGACATTATTAGCAGTTACAAGTTGTGCTTTGACAACAATTATCCACATGCTTaagcagggtttttcctgtgtacaaaattcagaggcagccacctccacctaatCTGCTTGTCACTTCCAGCCTGATGAAATACAAATCAAAGCTACAGTAAAGTATGGTTTAGTTCGTTCACTGGATGACACGAGTTCTCATGTAAATACTACAGACTATTTTTAGCCATTTTTAGCTGTGATTTGATGATGCAACGTTAAAAGAACAAGACTCGGCGCGTGCATGCGTGACCCAGTTTTTCCAGTAGTACCTTGCCCACAATGTCGCGATGTCCGTGGCTGGCGGCCAGGTGCAGGGGCGTGTCGTCCCCGCGGTTCATGACGTTGATGCGGGCGCCTCGCATGATGAGCATGTCCACCACGCTGGAGCGGCCCTCCCGACACGCCCAGTGCAGAGGGCTGAAGCCGTGGTCGTCCCTGCAACCACGTCAGAATGGATGTTTTAAACGTGGAAGATTTGCTGCACTTTGGTGGCTAACTGGACACAtctttttggaattttcattaccACTACCACTGTCTGTAAAGTGTCACTGAGAGTCCGTATTTCAACTTGGTCCATGTGTCAAGTTGACCCATGTGTCAATATTGGGCAAGTTATGCCCATGCTCAACTCATCAAGTCGGCCCATACATAAAAATCTCCCATTAGTTAGTTGGCCCTTGCTTCAACTTGGCCAATTGGGCCTGTCCCGAATGTCAATTCGGTCAATGTGTCAAAGCAGTCCACACGTGTGATATTTTTTCATTCCTCTGGAGGCTATGCTCGCCTCCTGCGTCGTCCTCTCAAGTAAAGCCTCAAATTCATGtcacacattattttttttgcttccagTCAACATGGAGCACAATAAGTCCAGAGAGAACTGAAGGCGCATTATGAAGGAATTTCAACCTTCCGCCCCCGCCGCCTCTTTGCTAGCTTGTGGTAACACGTCCTGCATGGTTGTGTGGAGGTCCCGCACAGACCCTCTCAGTCCCACGACACAAGTTTATCTGTGCATCGGGCGGGAGGCGGTCATTTCCTGCCTGACCAAAAGGCTAAAGCCTAAAAACTAATGAGCTCAACTTTATGAGGGCACAAGTCCCCCGGAAGGAAGCCAAATGCTTCTGTAAGAAAGATCTTTGAGTCTGACTACTAACAAAATCAATTTTGTATACTATTTTGTGTCCTGTCTCTTGAATGGCCTtgcgtagcaaaaaaaaaacatccccagAGACAACATCGCCTAAAGTCATTGGCTTTTGATGTGTGTCGGTGAggacaattttattttgtacaaCACCAACAGGTGCAATAACTGACTTGGGAGTGGGATCATGGTTCAAATAAGACCATTCAAATAAGAAATGAAACTTTTTAGCATTTTAGGACTTAAAGTAGCAGCAAGCAGCCACCAACGTGCTGAACACAGCTGGACCTTGTGGACAAGTCCATTAACATTTTTATCTAATTGGATGTTTCATCTAATTGGATTATGatctgttttttatttcccAGGAAAGGCGTGAGATTCGAATGGATGTGAACGACACTGTCAAGGTAACGCAAATGGCAAGTGAAGATTTGTAGTCTGAGTCTATGCTCGAATGTCAAGTGACTCAAGTCAGCGTATACGTGAAGACAGCGCAAGCATGAAGCTAGCCcatgtgtcaagttgtttaGTCCACGTGTCAAGCTGTTTTTGTCTGTGTGTCGAGTCCGGCCCGCTGTCTTTCAATTGAGCTGCGTGTCAATTCGCATCAGCTTTTGTGACCATATGTCAATGTAGCCCGTGTGTCAATTTGGACCACATGATGTCAAGTTAGCACATGCATCAAGTCTGCTCATATGTcacgctgtttgtttgtttttttttttaaataaagttttattggaAATCTGTTGTTTTTTCTGCTAAAACTTGCTAATggatgaagaaaaataaatctaaatgtttttcttctccAATTAGCACCATGACACGTTCAAGCTCTTCGGTTTCTAATGTACTGAATAGCAAGTCCACACATAGCCCCCGCCCCTCCCGTTCTAAGCCTCCACTCCTGGCCGGCTGCAGTAATTTATTTCCAGCACTTCCACCTGCCAACGGGCTTCAGTCTGGCAATTTAACAGCCAGAAAGCGTCGCCGCCAGCTCTTCAAACGGGCCGGTTAAAGCCGAGGAAATGAGAGGCATTTGACGATAAAGGAGGATTCATTCAGTTTTAAGATAAGATAAACTAATGACTAAGCAAGTAAACCCCGATGCACCAATTTCTACTGACATTCACTCATAAAAAGTGTCATCAACCACTAAATGTCCACTTCCCGCCGCACTGACAAAGGGAGTTCTATATAAAATCAGCAATCACCTTGTAAAGCTCCCACCTTCCCAAACAAGGAGCTTTCCCTCCGCATAGCTCGGCCTGTGCGGCTCCCGGTGCTAGCTTTCCAGCTAAATAAAGACAAGCGCCAAGGCTGCAATTGAAGCACTAAACCCAAAGAAAACAATGAAGCAGAGGGCTTCTGTTTGAGGAGAAACACCTCCAAAATGAGTGAAGAGAAGGGCAGCAGCTGGATGTTTTGAGTGCCAAGTGAAAGGGAGCATCAGTCTTCCCAGCGCTGGAATAAAGAGGAATGTCGGAAAAGGAATCATCGGAGGAACGGGGGGTTATGTGCATTCCACGCACGCTTGTCTGTCTGGCCAAACATGACTTGGACAGTGCTACAGTCGTCTTGCTGGGTGGGAGCACGAGTGGGGCCGCCTGCGTGTTATTCCTTGTAAGGAGATTCAGCATTCAGCGACCACACTTTCCCCAGAGCGTTGTGGTGGCGGCAACCGGCGTAAACAACCCGGGAAGGCGCAACGTATTTCACTCTGAGATTTGAGGTTCTGTGGAAGGACACACACAATCCGAACTGGACTAGGAGTttgacgatatatcaatatcacCATAAATCGCAATACTTTCGCtagattatcgatacatctACGCCAAGtatcaatatttgtagttaatatacaggcACTCTAATGGCTCCTTTGTTCATTacctattgagcaattacttggcgggccgctagggggagcacctcataaaagtggcggggaaatgtacggaagtcttcaggcgaagaagactcattagcttacttttacttgtgcaagacatttatctgtccagcaacttaGTTTTGCATAcctttttatgaaaaatgtgtattatatcttcaatgttaaacttttaaaacatattttatgtttcgactttttgaagcacaaaaTTTCAGAgggatattaatattgatttaatattatttaaatatttacttttgcaatgttatacaaaaaaattgtcaacgtttataaaatgaaacaattgactatgtggcatgacaatagtgtttaagaaagacaaatttgttcacagaaagttgtctctgttaagaaatttgtatttttttaatgcactaaATTACTCACTTAAGAAGACcctagttttaatattgtgtttcagtgatggtacaaaaaaaaaaaaaaaaaaaaactatagatTATCATGGACTTACTTtactgaccaatatatcgataatcgcggtatcgtcatatcgtgagagaatcgttattgtgagccttgtatcgcatatcgtatcgtatggTGTAGTAACCAGATGTTCCCACTCCTAAACTGGACCAGGCAATTTTTCAACTTCAAAGGTCGTAGCCTCATTTAATAAGATGCAAGGCAATTTCTTTCAGCACAAAAGTGAACAAGACAGCAAGTTGACAATACTACACACGAcagacatgattaaaaaaagtgGATGTTTTTGTAACTCGAGAAGTTTATTTTTCCCAAGGAAATAAATTGCAGAAGCTCAGGAGGCAGCGGCTGCATCGTAAGGTTACACCGACTGCACTGCGATGAAGACGGAAAAGTGACGACGTGTGTTTCTCTTCCCACTCGAGGCGATAAATCAGCAGCTTGACACGCTAATCAGCTAATGGGAAATCCCTGTCGGCTCAGGATGAGCGCGTATACCATCGATTGCTGCGGACGCCATCTTTTTCACCGGCATGCCAGTCCTGCATCGCTCTCCGTGATCTCCTCCACCATCACGGCGAGCTTGCTGTGCTGGCGTCACGCTTTGTGGAAGGGAATTCCCAACCGATAAACACGAGCTTCCGAGGAAGTGGGTTCAAACCCGGGCCGGCGTC
This genomic stretch from Festucalex cinctus isolate MCC-2025b chromosome 13, RoL_Fcin_1.0, whole genome shotgun sequence harbors:
- the LOC144033413 gene encoding scaffold protein ILK yields the protein MDDIFTQCREGNAVAVRLWLDNTENDLNQGDDHGFSPLHWACREGRSSVVDMLIMRGARINVMNRGDDTPLHLAASHGHRDIVGKLIQCKADTNAANEHGNTPLHYACFWGQDLVAEDLVNNGAQVSICNKYGETPLDKAKPHLRELLREKAEKMGQNLTKIPFKDTFWKGTTRTRPRNGTLNKHAGIDYKQLSLLARINENQSGELWQGRWQGNEIVVKVLKVRDWTTRKSRDFNEEYPKLRIFSHPNVLPMLGACQSPPAPHPIIITHWMPYGSLYNVLHEGTNFVVDQTQAVKFALDIACGMAFLHTLEPMIPRHYLNSKSIMIDEDMTARISMADVKFSFQCPGRMYSPAWVAPEALQKKPEEINRRSADMWSFAVLLWELVTREVPFADLSNMEIGMKVALEGLRPTIPPGISPHICKLMKICMNEDPAKRPKFDMIVPILEKMQDK